One genomic segment of Gemmatimonadota bacterium includes these proteins:
- a CDS encoding dihydroorotase, giving the protein MRPDGPDTIGGATGIAGLAVVRNGRIVDPSSGRDEQGDLWMRDGRIIDRPADDEAKGAVVIDAAGLLVLPGLVDLHAHLCEPGFEYRETLESGALAAAVGGVTAVACMPDTDPVIDDAPTVEFVRERAAGAAAKIHPIAAVTEGCRGERLTEAGELAEAGAVALSDAGRSIRNPAILRRALEYSRMFDLPIFVHCEDPSLSAGGHMHEGSHATRLGLKGIPSIAEETVAARDLMLAEWTGGRIHVIHASTAVTVDLIRSAKQRGVRVTADASPHHLVLTDESLSTYDTHLKTNPPLRSKVDVEALRAGLADGTIDAVASDHTPRSVDEKNTEFQEALPGATGLETMLAVVYTELVRPGLLSLGDAVKVLSASPAGILGVEGGSLASGGPADLFLFDPDGTWTVDPASFRSRSANSPFTGRTLEGCVTMTIAGGRVSYRRDAPESP; this is encoded by the coding sequence ATGCGGCCTGACGGACCGGATACCATCGGCGGCGCAACTGGAATCGCCGGGCTTGCGGTGGTCCGCAACGGACGCATCGTCGACCCCTCTTCCGGCCGCGACGAGCAGGGCGATCTCTGGATGCGCGACGGGCGGATCATCGACCGGCCGGCGGACGACGAGGCGAAAGGCGCCGTGGTCATCGATGCGGCCGGTCTGCTCGTCCTGCCGGGCCTGGTCGATCTGCACGCCCATCTCTGCGAACCCGGGTTCGAGTACAGGGAGACTCTTGAGAGCGGCGCGCTCGCCGCCGCCGTGGGCGGTGTCACCGCCGTGGCGTGCATGCCGGACACCGACCCGGTCATCGACGACGCGCCTACGGTGGAATTCGTACGGGAAAGGGCGGCCGGCGCGGCGGCGAAGATCCATCCCATCGCCGCGGTCACCGAGGGATGCCGGGGCGAACGTCTGACCGAGGCCGGCGAACTGGCCGAGGCCGGCGCCGTGGCGCTGTCCGATGCCGGCCGGTCCATCCGGAATCCGGCCATCCTGCGCCGCGCCCTCGAATACAGCCGGATGTTCGACCTGCCCATTTTCGTGCACTGCGAAGACCCGTCGCTATCTGCCGGCGGACACATGCACGAGGGAAGCCACGCCACACGGCTGGGCCTGAAGGGCATACCCTCCATCGCGGAAGAAACCGTCGCCGCCCGGGACCTCATGCTGGCCGAGTGGACGGGCGGACGGATCCACGTCATCCACGCCAGCACGGCCGTGACGGTGGATCTCATCCGGTCGGCGAAGCAGCGGGGCGTGCGGGTAACCGCCGATGCCAGTCCCCACCACCTGGTGTTGACCGACGAATCCCTTTCAACCTACGATACGCACCTGAAGACCAATCCGCCCCTGCGCAGCAAAGTGGACGTGGAGGCGCTTCGCGCGGGCCTGGCGGACGGAACGATCGACGCCGTCGCTTCGGATCACACGCCGCGGTCCGTGGACGAGAAAAACACGGAGTTCCAGGAAGCGCTGCCCGGCGCAACGGGTCTCGAGACCATGCTGGCCGTCGTGTATACCGAGCTGGTCAGGCCCGGCCTGCTATCCCTGGGCGACGCGGTAAAGGTCCTGTCCGCATCCCCCGCGGGCATCCTGGGGGTAGAAGGAGGCAGCCTGGCATCCGGCGGCCCCGCCGACCTCTTTCTCTTCGATCCGGATGGAACCTGGACCGTGGATCCCGCGTCCTTCAGGTCAAGATCCGCAAACTCGCCATTCACCGGCCGCACGCTGGAAGGATGTGTTACCATGACCATCGCCGGCGGCCGGGTCAGCTACCGGCGCGACGCGCCCGAATCACCTTGA
- a CDS encoding sugar phosphate isomerase/epimerase yields the protein MKFAFCNEMFQDVPLRRIFQTAAEIGYDGVEIAPFTVARSVNEVGPDARKAIRDDAAEYGLEITGLHWLLLSPEGLYLNHPDDGIRYCTRLYLCDLIRFCGDIGGRVMVAGSPKQRNVLPDQTYEATWDRTRQAYQECLPTAEENGVTICLEPLDSAQTNFINTPDEAARMVREIDHPNFRLIIDVRATLCQGLDVAAAIHEHRDITAYIHFNDATGNGPGFGDTDFVPILRALRETGYDGYGSVEVFDYSHGAEHIARKSLETLKAAWSAASAAGEGAATGAPREGAAG from the coding sequence ATGAAGTTCGCCTTCTGCAACGAGATGTTCCAGGACGTCCCCCTCCGGCGGATCTTCCAGACCGCCGCGGAAATCGGATATGACGGCGTGGAAATCGCCCCCTTTACGGTGGCGCGATCGGTGAACGAGGTCGGTCCCGACGCCCGGAAGGCGATACGCGACGACGCGGCGGAATACGGCCTCGAAATCACCGGGCTGCACTGGCTTCTGCTCAGCCCTGAAGGCCTCTACCTCAACCACCCCGACGACGGCATCCGGTACTGCACCCGCTTGTACCTCTGCGACCTGATCCGGTTCTGCGGCGACATCGGCGGCCGGGTCATGGTGGCCGGTTCGCCGAAGCAACGCAACGTGCTGCCGGACCAGACCTACGAGGCGACGTGGGACCGTACCCGCCAGGCGTACCAGGAATGCCTGCCCACGGCGGAGGAAAACGGGGTCACCATCTGCCTCGAGCCCCTGGACAGCGCCCAGACCAACTTCATCAACACCCCGGACGAAGCCGCGCGGATGGTCCGTGAGATCGACCATCCCAATTTCCGCCTGATCATCGACGTCCGGGCGACCCTGTGCCAGGGGCTGGACGTCGCGGCGGCGATCCACGAACACCGGGATATCACGGCCTACATCCACTTCAACGACGCCACCGGCAACGGGCCGGGATTCGGAGATACCGATTTCGTCCCCATCCTGCGGGCGCTCCGGGAAACCGGATACGACGGATACGGATCGGTGGAGGTGTTCGACTATTCGCACGGTGCGGAGCACATCGCCCGGAAGAGCCTGGAGACGCTGAAGGCGGCCTGGTCGGCGGCGAGCGCGGCGGGCGAGGGGGCGGCGACTGGCGCGCCTCGTGAGGGGGCGGCCGGATGA
- a CDS encoding alanine--glyoxylate aminotransferase family protein: MPPYHDSFAPLDPGRRVLMGPGPSDMHPRIYQAMGAPLTGHLDPYFIGVMDDTKTLLRYVFQTENAMTLAISATGSAGMETCICNLVEPGDEVLICVGGVFGDRMAQMAERHGGRLIRLEGEPGRPFTAEQVRQALDGCRPKVVGLVHAETSTGVLQPLEEIIPVIHEHGALVLVDTVASLGGTPVEVDTWGIDVCYTGSQKCLSAPPGLAPLTLNDRALEAIAARKTPVDNWYMDLSLINAYWDGDRTYHHTAPVSLFYALREALVLIHEEGLENGHRRHAVNYEAFRAGIDAMDLAFFVDPPHRAPTINPVLAPEGIDEAGVRSRLLKDYGLELGGGLGALKGKAWRVGLMGQSSQRDHVILCLGALEQALRAEGHAVSGSGVAAASAVYADAGTA; the protein is encoded by the coding sequence ATGCCTCCGTATCATGACTCATTCGCACCCCTGGACCCCGGCCGGCGCGTCCTCATGGGGCCCGGACCGAGCGACATGCACCCCAGGATCTACCAGGCCATGGGGGCTCCGCTGACCGGACACCTGGACCCGTATTTCATCGGGGTCATGGACGATACCAAGACGCTGCTGCGGTACGTGTTCCAGACCGAAAACGCCATGACGCTGGCCATCTCCGCCACGGGTTCCGCCGGCATGGAGACCTGCATCTGCAATCTCGTGGAGCCGGGTGACGAGGTACTCATCTGCGTGGGCGGCGTCTTCGGAGACCGCATGGCCCAGATGGCCGAGCGCCACGGCGGGAGGTTGATACGTCTCGAAGGCGAACCGGGGCGGCCGTTCACGGCGGAACAGGTCCGGCAGGCGCTGGATGGATGCCGTCCCAAGGTCGTGGGCCTGGTACATGCGGAAACGTCCACGGGCGTGCTGCAACCCCTCGAGGAAATCATCCCCGTCATCCACGAGCACGGCGCCCTCGTCCTCGTCGACACCGTGGCCTCCCTGGGTGGTACGCCGGTCGAGGTCGACACATGGGGCATCGACGTCTGCTATACCGGCAGCCAGAAGTGCCTGAGCGCCCCGCCGGGCCTGGCGCCCCTTACGCTCAACGATCGCGCGCTCGAGGCCATTGCCGCACGCAAGACACCGGTCGACAACTGGTATATGGATCTCTCTCTGATCAACGCGTACTGGGACGGCGACCGGACCTATCACCATACCGCGCCGGTGAGCCTGTTCTACGCCTTGCGGGAAGCCCTTGTGCTCATCCACGAGGAGGGGCTGGAAAACGGCCACCGGCGGCATGCCGTGAACTACGAAGCGTTCAGGGCGGGGATCGACGCCATGGACCTCGCGTTCTTCGTCGATCCGCCGCACCGCGCCCCGACCATCAACCCCGTCCTGGCCCCGGAAGGGATCGACGAGGCCGGCGTGCGAAGCCGGCTGCTGAAGGACTACGGCCTCGAACTCGGCGGCGGCCTCGGCGCGTTGAAGGGCAAGGCCTGGCGCGTGGGGCTCATGGGCCAGTCCTCCCAGCGCGATCACGTCATCCTGTGCCTGGGCGCCCTCGAACAGGCTTTGCGCGCGGAAGGCCACGCGGTCTCCGGGAGCGGCGTGGCGGCGGCGAGTGCCGTATACGCCGACGCCGGGACGGCATAG
- a CDS encoding tetratricopeptide repeat protein, with protein sequence MRHRRTCRKESVMFLRKVAVCVLFALGFAMLIPVAADAQKIELRSAKIYIREIPPQTDKAMALLETALEKDPGNNDAHYLLGLIHYRKGNFDLMFQNWEAVTFNDLDKKDKEQFRNTLGSMIRQNYQRGQQSYEQEKYADAAQFYDRSVNATSLLQDILRSIGKKNEAREADELEAAKQQGYLYWGYAALNSEDYENSRMALETLIEADPDRFEAWDGLVNVYYYTQAWDKAIMACDRIIELSEEVDLNTYLIMRQAYSEVADTAGVITTYERAIEAFPAEKVLYRDLSSIQASRDNLGMAIEALEKGHAALPEDQDLLRYLGTYYYNKGLSDRDAGNVEAASAAFNGAVESMNKLLALEPNSIEGHDILGDTYVGLASIETDDARKMELFTKGDELQKKKMELITSGAGM encoded by the coding sequence ATGCGTCATCGGCGTACCTGTCGAAAGGAGTCCGTAATGTTTTTAAGAAAGGTTGCCGTCTGCGTATTGTTTGCCCTCGGCTTCGCCATGTTGATACCGGTCGCCGCAGACGCGCAGAAAATCGAGCTTCGTTCCGCGAAGATCTACATCCGCGAAATCCCGCCTCAGACCGACAAGGCCATGGCGCTGCTCGAGACCGCCCTGGAGAAGGACCCGGGCAACAACGACGCCCACTATCTCCTCGGGCTCATTCATTACCGCAAGGGCAACTTCGACCTGATGTTCCAGAACTGGGAAGCGGTTACCTTCAATGACCTGGACAAGAAGGACAAGGAACAGTTCAGGAACACCCTGGGCTCCATGATCCGTCAGAACTACCAGAGGGGCCAGCAAAGCTATGAACAAGAGAAGTACGCGGACGCCGCCCAATTCTACGACCGCTCCGTCAACGCGACCTCGTTGCTCCAGGACATACTGCGCTCCATCGGCAAGAAGAACGAGGCCAGGGAGGCGGACGAATTGGAAGCCGCCAAGCAGCAGGGGTACCTGTACTGGGGTTACGCCGCCCTGAACTCGGAAGATTATGAAAATTCCAGGATGGCCCTCGAGACGCTCATCGAAGCGGATCCGGACAGATTCGAAGCCTGGGACGGCCTGGTCAACGTGTACTACTACACCCAGGCCTGGGACAAGGCGATCATGGCCTGCGACAGGATCATCGAACTGTCGGAAGAGGTCGATCTCAACACCTACCTCATCATGCGCCAGGCGTACTCCGAAGTCGCCGACACGGCCGGCGTGATCACCACGTACGAGCGGGCGATCGAAGCGTTTCCGGCTGAAAAGGTGCTGTACCGCGACCTCAGTTCCATCCAGGCCTCCAGGGATAACCTGGGTATGGCGATCGAAGCGTTGGAAAAGGGACACGCCGCCCTCCCGGAGGACCAGGATCTGCTGCGATACCTGGGAACTTACTACTACAACAAGGGTCTGTCCGACCGGGATGCCGGAAACGTGGAAGCGGCCTCGGCGGCGTTCAATGGCGCTGTCGAGAGCATGAACAAGCTGCTGGCTTTAGAGCCGAACAGTATCGAAGGCCACGATATACTCGGCGATACCTACGTCGGACTGGCCAGTATCGAAACGGACGATGCCAGGAAGATGGAGTTGTTTACCAAGGGAGACGAACTCCAGAAGAAGAAGATGGAACTGATCACCTCGGGAGCAGGCATGTAG
- a CDS encoding cupin domain-containing protein: MYFVEEENMSQKSIAPGVSIAVAGGDRAQMSFVTLTPGSQVPMHDHPHEQLGVVLEGEFVMVIGGESRTIRTGDKYVIPGGVQHGVTEVITRSVALDIFSPPREDYA, from the coding sequence ATGTATTTCGTCGAAGAGGAAAACATGTCCCAAAAGTCCATCGCCCCGGGCGTCAGCATCGCCGTGGCTGGAGGCGACCGGGCCCAGATGTCCTTCGTAACGCTTACGCCGGGATCGCAGGTGCCGATGCACGACCATCCCCACGAACAGCTGGGCGTGGTGCTGGAAGGTGAATTCGTCATGGTCATCGGCGGGGAAAGCCGGACCATCCGGACGGGCGACAAGTACGTGATTCCCGGCGGGGTCCAGCACGGCGTGACCGAGGTCATAACCCGATCCGTCGCCCTGGACATATTCAGCCCGCCCCGGGAGGATTACGCCTAG
- a CDS encoding aspartate carbamoyltransferase catalytic subunit — MAKNRLRALRHRHLIGLEDYSREEVGLILDTADSFKEVIRRPIRKVPALRGKNVVNLFFESSTRTRLSFELAEKQLSADTLNFASTGSSVSKGESLSDTARNIEAMQVDCVVVRHAAAGAPLFLSQCLSSAVVINAGDGAHEHPTQGLLDLLTMRDALGQLEGLKVALIGDIAHSRVARSNIWGLRKMGADVVVCGPPTLIPVDIEEMGVEVSYRIGDALRDADVIYALRIQLERQQEAFFPSQREYTRLFGIDPERLELAKPEAIVMHPGPINRGVELDSRVADSGRSVILDQVTNGVAVRMAVLYLLNGGGERDAA, encoded by the coding sequence ATGGCGAAGAACAGGCTTCGCGCGCTGCGCCACCGCCACCTGATCGGCCTCGAGGACTACTCCCGCGAGGAGGTCGGACTGATCCTGGATACGGCGGACTCCTTCAAGGAAGTGATCCGGCGGCCCATCCGCAAGGTCCCCGCCCTCCGCGGGAAGAACGTCGTAAATCTCTTCTTCGAATCGAGCACCCGCACGCGGCTTTCCTTCGAACTCGCCGAGAAGCAACTCTCCGCAGACACCCTGAACTTCGCGTCCACCGGCAGCAGCGTGTCCAAGGGAGAATCCTTGAGCGACACGGCGCGGAACATCGAAGCCATGCAGGTGGACTGCGTGGTGGTGCGCCATGCCGCCGCCGGCGCGCCCCTCTTCCTCTCGCAGTGCCTGTCGAGCGCGGTCGTCATCAACGCGGGCGACGGCGCCCACGAACATCCCACGCAGGGACTGCTGGACCTCCTCACCATGCGGGACGCACTGGGCCAGCTGGAGGGTCTGAAGGTGGCGCTCATCGGCGACATCGCCCACAGCCGGGTGGCACGCTCCAATATCTGGGGACTCCGGAAAATGGGCGCCGACGTGGTCGTATGCGGGCCGCCCACGCTGATTCCCGTCGACATCGAGGAGATGGGCGTGGAGGTCAGCTACCGGATCGGCGACGCCCTCCGCGACGCCGACGTAATCTACGCTCTGCGGATACAGCTTGAACGGCAACAGGAAGCCTTCTTTCCGTCCCAGCGCGAGTACACGCGGCTGTTCGGCATCGACCCAGAACGGCTGGAACTCGCCAAACCCGAAGCCATCGTCATGCACCCCGGCCCCATCAACCGCGGCGTAGAACTCGACAGCCGCGTGGCGGACAGCGGGAGATCGGTCATTCTGGACCAGGTGACCAACGGCGTCGCGGTGCGCATGGCAGTCCTCTATCTCCTCAACGGCGGAGGTGAGCGCGATGCGGCCTGA
- a CDS encoding creatininase family protein — translation MSDALPQDRPVQLWKMTRRQFREGIYDGNLKGAIIPTGSTEQHNEHLEMSHDTASAVHVSERAAQALYPEVVVTTPLAIGVSEHWMDHKGTLTTRPEIFTELLYDVADSMKRGGIDHILAVNGHAGNAGPVNAALEDIRSRLGVNFAFCSYWEAYTPEIVRKYMDSNNCPGHASEFETSFAYAAFPRHVHWEGVDYDSARLTISQADRAAQDREFHHEAKLADAVKGQGMIDVAVDWVAARMKAMIEGT, via the coding sequence ATGTCCGACGCCCTACCCCAAGACCGGCCCGTACAACTCTGGAAAATGACCCGAAGGCAGTTCCGAGAGGGGATCTACGACGGCAACCTCAAGGGAGCGATCATTCCCACGGGCAGTACGGAACAGCACAACGAGCACCTGGAGATGTCCCACGATACCGCCAGCGCCGTCCACGTGTCCGAACGCGCCGCGCAGGCACTCTATCCCGAGGTCGTCGTCACCACGCCGCTGGCCATCGGCGTGTCGGAGCACTGGATGGACCACAAGGGTACGCTGACGACCCGGCCCGAGATCTTCACGGAGCTGCTCTACGACGTGGCCGACAGCATGAAGAGGGGCGGGATCGACCATATCCTGGCCGTCAACGGCCACGCCGGGAACGCCGGTCCCGTCAACGCCGCACTGGAGGACATCCGGTCCCGCCTGGGCGTCAATTTCGCCTTTTGCAGCTACTGGGAAGCCTATACCCCGGAAATCGTCCGGAAGTACATGGACTCGAACAACTGTCCCGGTCACGCCAGCGAATTCGAGACCTCCTTCGCCTACGCGGCCTTCCCCCGGCATGTCCACTGGGAAGGCGTCGACTACGACTCGGCCAGGCTGACCATTTCCCAGGCCGACCGGGCGGCCCAGGACCGGGAATTCCACCACGAGGCCAAGCTCGCAGACGCCGTGAAGGGCCAAGGCATGATCGACGTGGCGGTCGACTGGGTCGCGGCCAGGATGAAAGCGATGATCGAGGGCACCTGA
- a CDS encoding SPOR domain-containing protein — translation MQVVMKRIPGFFGILFCYRCPDPCLPPGAVAIWVPIMRYGFPLKMPFQIALIVCCLLFGINATGCTWLLGKRAPAAVPPAPQPEAPAPEAPALEDDASRSDEALIDDPAESASDTPVPATVAEPTPGYRVQLYSFTRREAAEAALLQVERTLSEWSYRIYVEEESNSFKVRVGDFKEKADADILRDWLRNRGFVDAWTAETLIQTR, via the coding sequence ATGCAAGTGGTTATGAAGAGGATTCCGGGATTTTTCGGAATCCTCTTTTGTTACCGTTGCCCTGACCCATGCCTTCCGCCTGGCGCCGTTGCCATATGGGTGCCGATCATGCGATATGGATTTCCGCTGAAAATGCCGTTCCAGATTGCGTTGATAGTATGTTGTCTCCTGTTCGGCATCAATGCGACGGGCTGCACGTGGCTGCTCGGGAAGCGGGCACCCGCCGCGGTACCACCGGCGCCTCAACCCGAAGCTCCGGCGCCCGAAGCTCCGGCGCTCGAAGACGACGCGTCACGATCCGATGAGGCGTTGATCGATGATCCGGCCGAATCGGCTTCCGATACCCCCGTCCCCGCCACGGTAGCGGAGCCCACCCCGGGATACAGAGTCCAGCTCTATTCGTTTACGAGGCGAGAAGCGGCCGAAGCCGCGTTGCTGCAGGTGGAGCGAACGCTGTCGGAATGGTCGTATCGCATCTACGTGGAAGAGGAATCCAACAGCTTCAAGGTGCGCGTGGGCGACTTCAAGGAAAAGGCCGATGCCGACATCTTGCGCGACTGGCTGAGAAACAGAGGTTTTGTCGACGCCTGGACGGCCGAGACCTTGATTCAGACACGCTGA
- the pyrR gene encoding bifunctional pyr operon transcriptional regulator/uracil phosphoribosyltransferase PyrR — MSEQVLDREGIARALSRIARQILERNQGASGIAIVGIQRRGDWLARRLAEAIREAEDTAVPVGVLDINLYRDDLQVRADYPVVRTTDIPFDIEGRTVILVDDVLYTGRTIRAALDELRDFGRARRIELAVLIEREGRELPIQADYIGETIEVGPGRTVVVHVHELDRDDNVAVEEVA, encoded by the coding sequence ATGAGCGAGCAGGTCCTCGACAGGGAAGGCATCGCCCGGGCGCTGTCCCGCATCGCCCGCCAGATCCTGGAACGCAACCAGGGTGCTTCCGGCATCGCCATCGTTGGTATCCAGCGACGCGGCGACTGGCTGGCGCGGCGGCTGGCCGAGGCCATACGGGAGGCGGAAGACACGGCCGTACCCGTGGGCGTGCTGGACATCAACCTGTACCGCGACGACCTCCAGGTCCGCGCGGACTACCCCGTCGTCCGCACGACCGACATCCCCTTCGACATCGAGGGGCGCACCGTCATCCTGGTGGACGACGTCCTTTACACGGGCCGCACGATCCGCGCGGCGCTGGACGAATTGAGGGATTTCGGCCGGGCAAGGCGGATCGAACTCGCCGTCCTGATCGAGCGGGAGGGACGGGAACTGCCCATCCAGGCGGATTACATCGGGGAGACCATCGAAGTGGGTCCCGGCCGGACCGTCGTCGTCCACGTCCATGAGCTGGACCGGGACGACAACGTCGCGGTGGAGGAGGTGGCCTGA